A single Agromyces sp. CF514 DNA region contains:
- a CDS encoding FadR/GntR family transcriptional regulator — protein sequence MRQGGDVATEMQSEAEGESPRAWRTVLEHVEGRLLAGDLRAGDRLPGERALAADLGVGRSSVREAVRVLEAMGLIRTAAGSGPNAGAIIIATPGGAMSALMRLQVAAHGFPVADIVRTRLILETAVAGELAETASVIAPDLSSADALLDAMDSPDLAPAEFLALDAAFHLALAEASGNQVVAATMAGLRSGIEAYALDGLARIDDWHATSARLRSEHRGIVEAIRATDAAAARTRTHDHISGYYAETMPEPQNDPRPEPHALEETSSW from the coding sequence ATGCGGCAGGGAGGCGACGTGGCGACCGAGATGCAGAGCGAGGCCGAGGGCGAGAGCCCGCGCGCGTGGCGCACCGTGCTCGAGCACGTCGAAGGGCGGCTGCTCGCGGGCGACCTCCGCGCCGGCGATCGCCTGCCGGGCGAACGCGCCCTCGCCGCCGACCTCGGCGTCGGACGGTCGAGCGTCCGCGAGGCGGTGCGCGTGCTCGAGGCCATGGGGCTGATCCGCACGGCGGCCGGCTCCGGGCCGAACGCCGGGGCGATCATCATCGCCACGCCCGGCGGGGCCATGAGCGCACTCATGCGGCTGCAGGTCGCCGCCCACGGGTTCCCGGTCGCCGACATCGTGCGCACGCGGCTCATCCTCGAGACGGCGGTCGCCGGCGAGCTCGCCGAGACGGCATCGGTGATCGCCCCCGACCTCTCCTCCGCCGACGCCCTGCTCGACGCCATGGACTCCCCCGACCTCGCGCCCGCGGAGTTCCTCGCGCTCGACGCCGCGTTCCACCTGGCGCTGGCCGAGGCATCCGGCAACCAGGTGGTCGCCGCGACCATGGCGGGCCTCCGCAGCGGCATCGAGGCCTACGCGCTCGACGGCCTCGCGCGCATCGACGACTGGCACGCGACATCCGCCCGACTTCGCAGCGAGCATCGCGGCATCGTCGAGGCGATCAGGGCGACGGATGCCGCGGCCGCCCGCACCCGGACCCACGACCACATCTCGGGGTACTACGCCGAGACCATGCCCGAACCGCAGAACGATCCGCGGCCAGAACCCCACGCCCTCGAGGAGACCAGCTCATGGTGA
- a CDS encoding NYN domain-containing protein has protein sequence MRDTVTRRAALFVDFDNIFLGLQRLDRAAAEAFATEPEAWLDAIARGDGRERRFLIRNCYLNPAAFSKYRSYWVRAGFGVVDCPSLTQQGKSSADINLVLDVVDVLGGATRVDEFFIASADADFTSLVRKLRAEDRWTSVIVAGPVASAYRAVADQVVQADDLIELITSRAVSAAAGTSEDRMRSDGRDAVLAHLRSAKGPVELATLAHRARLADPTLTRDWGESGSFRSWLAASGAAIGIHSGAGGWAWDAERFREEDLPFAQDAPRPEPVIVPTEVGASIVGDLTPLQHQVTQVTDIPRLTEDAYRRVLTALHADLAEHPLVLNDTSKRVRDACASAGTPVGRGSISFVIRGLQYSDLGVSRQPTLREVASGWTRNVESLCRGARIELDDRDLAELRAWVSGGLLEDVV, from the coding sequence ATGAGAGACACCGTCACCCGACGCGCTGCACTGTTCGTCGACTTCGACAACATCTTCCTCGGCCTCCAACGCCTGGATCGCGCCGCGGCCGAGGCGTTCGCGACCGAACCCGAGGCCTGGCTCGACGCGATCGCCCGGGGCGACGGCCGCGAGCGCCGGTTCCTGATCCGCAACTGCTACCTGAATCCGGCCGCATTCTCGAAGTACCGCTCGTACTGGGTTCGGGCCGGGTTCGGTGTGGTGGATTGCCCCTCGTTGACGCAGCAGGGCAAGAGCAGCGCCGACATCAACCTCGTGCTGGACGTGGTCGATGTCCTGGGTGGAGCCACACGAGTCGATGAATTCTTCATCGCGTCGGCCGACGCCGACTTCACCTCGCTGGTGCGGAAACTCCGGGCCGAGGACCGCTGGACGAGCGTGATCGTCGCCGGCCCGGTCGCGAGCGCGTACCGGGCGGTCGCCGACCAGGTGGTGCAGGCCGACGACCTCATCGAACTCATCACATCGCGCGCCGTCTCCGCCGCCGCAGGTACATCCGAAGATCGAATGCGCTCGGACGGCCGTGACGCCGTGCTCGCACACCTGCGCTCCGCCAAGGGCCCCGTCGAACTCGCCACGCTGGCCCACCGGGCGCGCCTCGCCGATCCGACGCTCACCCGCGACTGGGGTGAGTCCGGGTCGTTCCGCAGTTGGCTCGCGGCGTCCGGCGCAGCCATCGGCATCCACTCGGGCGCGGGAGGGTGGGCTTGGGATGCCGAACGCTTCCGCGAGGAAGATCTGCCGTTCGCCCAGGACGCGCCCCGGCCCGAGCCCGTGATCGTCCCGACCGAGGTCGGGGCATCCATCGTGGGCGACCTCACGCCGTTGCAACACCAGGTGACCCAGGTCACGGACATCCCCCGACTGACGGAAGACGCCTACCGACGTGTGCTGACGGCATTGCACGCCGACCTCGCCGAGCACCCGCTCGTGCTCAACGACACGTCGAAGCGGGTGCGCGACGCGTGCGCGAGCGCGGGTACGCCGGTCGGACGCGGGTCGATCAGTTTCGTCATCCGGGGCCTGCAGTACTCGGACCTCGGTGTGAGCCGCCAGCCCACGCTGCGCGAGGTCGCCTCCGGGTGGACGAGGAACGTGGAGTCCCTCTGCCGTGGCGCTCGGATCGAGCTCGACGACCGGGACCTCGCCGAGCTGCGGGCCTGGGTGAGCGGCGGACTCCTCGAGGATGTGGTCTGA
- a CDS encoding glycoside hydrolase family 3 C-terminal domain-containing protein, translating to MTDTLNSAVEASAADVVADLTLEEKASLTSGADFWSTKAVDRVGLPSIVLTDGPHGVRLQRADSDHLGIGDSVPATCFPPAVALGSSFDPELLERVGTALGEEAQAEGVGVLLGPGINIKRSPLCGRNFEYLSEDPLVSGVLGSALVRGLQSQGVGASLKHFAANNQEADRMRVSADIDERPLREIYLRGFQRVVEDAQPWTVMCSYNRLNGVYTSEDPWLLTKVLRDEWGFEGLVVSDWGAVNHRVTGLVAGLDLEMPSSAGRTDAQLVAAVQDGSLAEADLDLAARRNVELVQKAVRNARADATYDVAAHHGLAREVAAASIVLLKNEGVLPLAADASVAVIGELARTPRYQGAGSSQINPTKLDNALDEIRVLAGGTGSDAGVAFAAGYGADGSSSAELTAEAVAAASAASTVLLFLGVPAAQESEGFDREDLELPAAQLELLDAVLAANANVVVVLSNGGVVRLSGFADRVPAIVEGWLLGQAGGGAVADVLYGVVNPSGRLTETIPVRLADSPAYLDFPGEHSHVRYGEGLFVGYRWYDARDLAVTYPFGHGLSYTSFGYSDAAATASPEGIAVRVTVTNTGDRDGAEIVQVYTSVPDSTVVRAPRELKGFAKVSLAAGESREVEVLVRRKDLAHWDTRVDEWVVEGGAYEVSVGSSSRDIRATATVGVEGDAVSAPLSLNSSIGELIAHPVAGPIVMQAFAAGDGGTAGALMADPAMFKMMASFPIGRLASFPGMPVSMEQVEQLIAASNGQ from the coding sequence ATGACCGACACCCTGAACAGTGCCGTAGAGGCATCCGCGGCGGATGTCGTCGCCGACCTGACGCTGGAAGAGAAGGCCTCGCTCACGAGCGGCGCCGACTTCTGGAGCACCAAGGCGGTCGACCGCGTCGGCCTGCCCTCGATCGTGCTGACCGACGGCCCGCACGGCGTGCGCCTGCAGCGCGCCGACAGCGACCACCTCGGCATCGGCGACAGCGTGCCGGCCACGTGCTTCCCGCCCGCCGTTGCGCTCGGGTCGTCGTTCGACCCCGAACTGCTCGAGCGCGTCGGCACGGCGCTCGGCGAGGAGGCGCAGGCCGAGGGCGTCGGCGTGCTGCTCGGCCCCGGCATCAACATCAAGCGCTCGCCGCTCTGCGGACGCAACTTCGAGTACCTCTCGGAGGACCCGCTCGTCTCGGGCGTGCTCGGCTCGGCGCTCGTGCGCGGCTTGCAGTCGCAGGGCGTCGGCGCGTCGCTCAAGCACTTCGCGGCCAACAACCAGGAGGCCGACCGCATGCGCGTCTCGGCCGACATCGACGAGCGCCCGCTGCGCGAGATCTACCTGCGCGGCTTCCAGCGCGTCGTCGAGGACGCCCAGCCGTGGACCGTCATGTGCTCGTACAACCGGCTCAACGGCGTCTACACGTCGGAGGACCCGTGGCTGCTCACGAAGGTGCTTCGCGACGAGTGGGGCTTCGAAGGCCTCGTCGTCTCCGACTGGGGCGCCGTGAACCACCGGGTCACCGGACTCGTCGCCGGCCTCGACCTCGAGATGCCGTCGAGCGCGGGCCGCACCGATGCGCAGCTCGTCGCCGCCGTGCAGGACGGCTCGCTCGCCGAGGCCGACCTCGACCTCGCGGCGCGCCGCAACGTCGAGCTCGTGCAGAAGGCCGTGCGCAACGCCCGCGCCGATGCGACCTACGACGTCGCCGCGCACCACGGCCTCGCCCGTGAGGTCGCCGCCGCCTCGATCGTGCTGCTGAAGAACGAGGGCGTGCTGCCCCTCGCGGCCGATGCCTCGGTCGCCGTCATCGGCGAGCTCGCCCGCACGCCCCGCTACCAGGGCGCGGGCTCGTCGCAGATCAACCCGACGAAGCTCGACAACGCGCTCGACGAGATCCGGGTGCTCGCGGGCGGCACCGGCTCCGACGCCGGAGTCGCGTTCGCCGCTGGCTACGGCGCCGACGGGTCGAGCTCGGCCGAGCTCACCGCAGAGGCGGTCGCCGCGGCATCCGCCGCCTCGACCGTGCTGCTCTTCCTCGGCGTGCCCGCCGCGCAGGAGTCCGAGGGCTTCGACCGCGAGGACCTCGAACTCCCCGCGGCGCAGCTCGAGCTGCTCGACGCGGTGCTCGCGGCCAACGCGAACGTCGTCGTCGTGCTCTCGAACGGCGGCGTCGTGCGCCTCTCGGGCTTCGCCGACCGCGTGCCCGCGATCGTCGAGGGCTGGCTGCTCGGCCAGGCCGGCGGCGGCGCGGTCGCCGACGTGCTCTACGGCGTGGTCAACCCGTCGGGCCGCCTGACCGAGACGATCCCGGTGCGCCTGGCCGACAGCCCCGCGTACCTCGACTTCCCGGGCGAGCACTCGCACGTGCGCTACGGCGAGGGCCTCTTCGTGGGCTACCGCTGGTACGACGCGCGCGACCTCGCGGTCACCTACCCGTTCGGCCACGGCCTCTCGTACACGAGCTTCGGATACTCGGATGCCGCGGCGACCGCCTCGCCCGAGGGCATCGCCGTGCGGGTCACCGTGACGAACACGGGCGACCGCGACGGCGCCGAGATCGTGCAGGTGTACACCTCGGTGCCCGACTCGACGGTCGTGCGAGCGCCCCGCGAGCTCAAGGGCTTCGCGAAGGTCTCGCTCGCCGCGGGCGAGTCCCGCGAGGTCGAGGTGCTCGTGCGCCGCAAGGACCTCGCGCACTGGGACACGCGCGTCGACGAGTGGGTCGTCGAGGGCGGCGCCTACGAGGTGTCGGTCGGCTCGTCGAGCCGCGACATCCGCGCCACCGCGACCGTCGGGGTCGAGGGCGACGCCGTGAGTGCGCCGCTCTCGCTGAACTCGTCGATCGGCGAGCTCATCGCCCACCCCGTCGCGGGCCCGATCGTCATGCAGGCCTTCGCGGCCGGCGACGGCGGCACCGCCGGCGCGCTCATGGCCGACCCGGCGATGTTCAAGATGATGGCGTCGTTCCCGATCGGCCGGCTCGCGTCGTTCCCGGGCATGCCCGTCTCGATGGAGCAGGTCGAGCAGCTCATCGCCGCGTCGAACGGCCAGTAG
- a CDS encoding MFS transporter codes for MSSPASPVEPSPEPDTAVDDAVAFVEEAAGNEDPPAPIKGVRRLLGWIIPANLGIFLIWGAVPGILLPAQITALFGEADKVANLTLVATIGAFCSMLAQPIAGQISDRTRSRFGRRAPWIFIGALAGGLSLVGLAFANSLVGVVIAWSLVQITYNIAQGPLSAIMPDRVPLKRRGTFAALSGIGLMVGALGGQIVGSLFFNSITAGYVTFAAFSLVILTLFIVFNPDYSSKDLSPEPFRFGDFLRTFWVNPIKHPDFFWAFTGRLLLYTGYFAVTGFQLFLLTDYFGVENPETVIPMLGLISLVGILLATVVSGPLSDKVGRRKPFVFISSVVTGLALVVPWVWPDLTAWMVFTFVSGLGFGMFQAVDTALMSEVLPSAKSFAKDLGVVNIAATLPQTLAPGVAGAIVLSFGYTALFPVGIVLSVLGAFAVWPIKAVK; via the coding sequence ATGTCCTCCCCAGCATCACCCGTCGAACCATCGCCCGAACCCGATACGGCCGTCGACGACGCCGTCGCCTTCGTCGAGGAGGCCGCAGGCAACGAGGATCCGCCCGCCCCGATCAAGGGCGTCCGCCGCCTGCTCGGCTGGATCATCCCGGCCAACCTCGGGATCTTCCTCATCTGGGGCGCCGTTCCCGGCATCCTGCTCCCGGCCCAGATCACCGCGCTGTTCGGCGAGGCCGACAAGGTCGCGAACCTCACGCTCGTGGCGACCATCGGCGCGTTCTGCTCGATGCTCGCCCAGCCGATCGCCGGGCAGATCTCCGACCGCACCCGCTCGCGCTTCGGCCGACGTGCCCCCTGGATCTTCATCGGAGCGCTCGCGGGCGGCCTCTCGCTCGTCGGGCTCGCGTTCGCGAACTCGCTGGTCGGCGTCGTGATCGCGTGGAGCCTCGTGCAGATCACCTACAACATCGCGCAGGGCCCGCTCAGCGCGATCATGCCCGACCGGGTGCCGCTCAAGCGTCGCGGCACCTTCGCCGCCCTCTCGGGCATCGGCCTCATGGTCGGCGCCCTCGGCGGGCAGATCGTCGGCTCGCTGTTCTTCAACAGCATCACGGCCGGCTACGTGACCTTCGCAGCGTTCTCGCTCGTGATCCTCACCCTCTTCATCGTCTTCAACCCCGACTACTCCTCGAAGGACCTCTCGCCCGAGCCGTTCCGGTTCGGCGACTTCCTGCGCACGTTCTGGGTGAACCCGATCAAGCACCCCGACTTCTTCTGGGCCTTCACCGGTCGCCTGCTGCTCTACACGGGCTACTTCGCCGTCACCGGGTTCCAGCTCTTCCTGCTGACCGACTACTTCGGCGTCGAGAACCCCGAGACCGTCATCCCCATGCTGGGCCTGATCAGCCTCGTCGGCATCCTGCTCGCCACGGTCGTGTCGGGTCCGCTCTCCGACAAGGTCGGCCGGCGCAAGCCCTTCGTGTTCATCTCGTCGGTCGTCACCGGACTCGCGCTCGTCGTGCCGTGGGTCTGGCCCGACCTCACCGCGTGGATGGTCTTCACGTTCGTCTCGGGCCTCGGCTTCGGCATGTTCCAGGCCGTCGACACCGCGCTCATGAGCGAGGTGCTGCCCTCGGCGAAGTCGTTCGCGAAGGATCTCGGCGTCGTCAACATCGCGGCGACCCTGCCGCAGACGCTCGCCCCGGGCGTCGCCGGCGCGATCGTGCTCTCGTTCGGATACACCGCGCTGTTCCCCGTCGGCATCGTGCTGTCCGTGCTGGGCGCGTTCGCCGTGTGGCCCATCAAGGCGGTGAAGTGA
- a CDS encoding DJ-1/PfpI family protein produces MTKILIITGDAAETLEVLYPYERLKEEGFEVHIGAPEARKLQFVVHDFVDGFDTYTEKLGHTWPADVALADVDPADYAAIVIPGGRAPEYLRNNEDAKRIVRHFFEADAPVAATCHGPLLLAAAGVLAGRTSSIYPELAIDLEVVGAAFENGGGVVDGNLVTSRAWPDNGTWMKAFLGVLAAAGVRAEGELAAASA; encoded by the coding sequence ATGACCAAGATCCTCATCATCACCGGCGACGCGGCCGAGACGCTCGAGGTGCTCTACCCCTACGAGCGCCTCAAGGAGGAGGGCTTCGAGGTGCACATCGGCGCACCCGAGGCGCGCAAGCTCCAGTTCGTCGTGCACGACTTCGTCGACGGCTTCGACACCTACACCGAGAAGCTCGGCCACACCTGGCCCGCGGATGTCGCGCTCGCCGACGTCGATCCGGCCGACTACGCCGCCATCGTGATCCCGGGCGGCCGTGCGCCCGAGTACCTGCGCAACAACGAGGACGCGAAGCGCATCGTGCGCCACTTCTTCGAGGCGGATGCCCCGGTCGCGGCCACCTGCCACGGCCCGCTGCTGCTCGCGGCTGCCGGCGTGCTCGCCGGCCGCACCTCCTCGATCTACCCCGAGCTCGCGATCGACCTCGAGGTGGTCGGGGCCGCGTTCGAGAACGGCGGCGGCGTGGTCGACGGCAACCTCGTCACCTCGCGTGCGTGGCCCGACAACGGCACCTGGATGAAGGCGTTCCTCGGGGTGCTGGCCGCAGCCGGGGTTCGCGCCGAGGGCGAGCTCGCCGCGGCATCCGCCTGA
- a CDS encoding alpha-hydroxy acid oxidase, producing the protein MVKRQFPNPKELAQLMRFKTPTLDPTDRRLEKALTIADLRDIAKRRTPKAAFDYTEGAAEGELSLARARQAFQDVEFHPSILRSVPVVDTTREVLGGTSALPFGIAPTGFTRLMQTEGEIAGAGAAGAAGIPFTLSTLGTTSIEDVKAANPTGRNWFQLYVMREREISYELTRRAAAAGFDTIFFTVDTPVAGARLRDKRNGFSIPPQLTPGTIINAIPRPAWWINFLTTPPLEFASLSTTGGTVGELLDSAMDPTISFDDLDIIRSMWPGKIVVKGVQTVEDARLLADRGVDGVVLSNHGGRQLDRAPIPFHLLPHVVREIGSDMEVHVDTGIMNGADIVASVALGANFTLIGRAYLYGLMAGGRRGVDKTISILKGEVERTMKLLEVATLDELGPQHVTQLTRMVPIAKPLADAAAQAVATAKPKTTRSPRTPSAAKPATKKPSVKQ; encoded by the coding sequence ATGGTGAAGCGCCAGTTCCCGAACCCGAAGGAGCTCGCGCAGCTCATGAGGTTCAAGACGCCCACGCTCGACCCGACCGACCGCCGGCTCGAGAAGGCGCTCACGATCGCCGACCTGCGCGACATCGCCAAGCGCCGCACGCCGAAGGCCGCGTTCGACTACACCGAGGGCGCCGCCGAGGGCGAGCTCTCGCTCGCACGTGCGCGCCAGGCGTTCCAGGACGTCGAGTTCCACCCGTCGATCCTGCGCAGCGTGCCCGTGGTCGACACCACCCGCGAGGTGCTCGGCGGCACGAGCGCGCTGCCGTTCGGCATCGCACCCACCGGGTTCACGCGCCTCATGCAGACCGAAGGCGAGATCGCCGGCGCCGGTGCGGCCGGTGCGGCCGGCATCCCCTTCACCCTGTCTACCCTCGGCACCACGTCGATCGAAGACGTGAAGGCCGCGAACCCGACCGGGCGCAACTGGTTCCAGCTCTACGTCATGCGCGAGCGCGAGATCTCCTACGAGCTCACGCGTCGTGCCGCGGCTGCGGGCTTCGACACGATCTTCTTCACGGTCGACACCCCGGTCGCGGGTGCTCGCCTGCGCGACAAGCGCAACGGCTTCTCGATCCCGCCGCAGCTGACGCCGGGCACGATCATCAACGCGATCCCGCGGCCGGCCTGGTGGATCAACTTCCTCACGACCCCGCCGCTCGAGTTCGCCTCGCTCTCGACGACCGGCGGCACCGTCGGCGAGCTGCTCGACTCGGCCATGGACCCGACCATCTCGTTCGACGACCTCGACATCATCCGCTCGATGTGGCCGGGCAAGATCGTCGTCAAGGGCGTGCAGACCGTTGAAGACGCGCGCCTGCTCGCCGACCGCGGCGTCGACGGCGTCGTGCTCTCGAACCACGGCGGGCGCCAGCTCGACCGCGCGCCGATCCCGTTCCACCTGCTGCCGCACGTCGTGCGCGAGATCGGCTCCGACATGGAGGTGCACGTCGACACCGGCATCATGAACGGCGCCGACATCGTCGCCTCCGTCGCCCTCGGCGCGAACTTCACCCTCATCGGCCGCGCGTACCTCTACGGGCTGATGGCCGGCGGGCGCCGCGGCGTCGACAAGACCATCTCGATCCTCAAGGGCGAGGTCGAGCGCACCATGAAGCTGCTCGAGGTCGCCACCCTCGACGAGCTCGGCCCCCAGCACGTCACGCAGCTCACGCGCATGGTGCCCATCGCCAAGCCGCTGGCGGATGCCGCCGCGCAGGCCGTGGCGACCGCCAAGCCGAAGACGACGCGAAGCCCGCGCACGCCTTCGGCAGCGAAGCCCGCGACGAAGAAGCCGTCGGTCAAGCAGTGA
- a CDS encoding phosphatase PAP2 family protein yields the protein MTDASTSTNPVVNQTPGKRPRVLLVLGLIGLALFVVFGIAVFQNVEAPFTQPMDDAWRALVGASSIDHVTWAVPMFFQYLGELPGFTLALLLVPIWLFIVRRWRSALFWITAQLVGNFGVSQLTKNLVDRPRPADDLVNGLYGPLFSVDHGSFPSGHAVTAGILLIAVAAVLPPAKRRIWWFIAPFLALGMIWQRTLINAHWFSDAVFGIIGGVSMTLVIWWLFSTLIAKDYGKPLFRRARAATAPAEPALPAAAA from the coding sequence ATGACGGATGCCTCGACCTCGACGAACCCCGTCGTGAACCAGACCCCGGGCAAGCGCCCTCGCGTGCTGCTCGTCCTCGGCCTCATCGGGCTCGCCCTGTTCGTCGTGTTCGGCATCGCGGTGTTCCAGAACGTGGAGGCGCCGTTCACGCAGCCGATGGACGACGCGTGGCGCGCGCTGGTCGGCGCGAGCAGCATCGACCACGTCACCTGGGCCGTTCCGATGTTCTTCCAGTACCTCGGCGAGCTGCCCGGCTTCACGCTCGCGCTGCTGCTGGTTCCGATCTGGCTCTTCATCGTGCGTCGGTGGCGCTCGGCGCTGTTCTGGATCACCGCCCAGCTCGTCGGCAACTTCGGGGTCTCCCAGCTGACCAAGAACCTCGTCGACCGCCCCCGGCCCGCCGACGATCTCGTGAACGGCCTGTACGGACCGCTCTTCTCGGTCGACCACGGCTCGTTCCCGTCAGGTCACGCGGTGACGGCCGGAATCCTCCTCATCGCCGTCGCAGCAGTGCTGCCGCCGGCCAAGCGTCGCATCTGGTGGTTCATCGCCCCGTTCCTCGCGCTCGGCATGATCTGGCAGCGCACGCTCATCAACGCCCACTGGTTCTCGGATGCCGTGTTCGGCATCATCGGCGGCGTCAGCATGACGCTCGTCATCTGGTGGCTGTTCTCGACCCTCATCGCGAAGGACTACGGCAAGCCGCTGTTCCGACGCGCCCGAGCCGCGACCGCGCCGGCCGAACCGGCACTGCCCGCCGCGGCCGCCTAG
- a CDS encoding DUF1707 domain-containing protein, producing the protein MSDDYATPGSPDLRLSDAERERAVARLADAHAAGRLSVAEYGERAASARAAVTRGDLAPLFADLPAETPPAPGSPGPRYGSVDPGDPVARPATFTDPDLEPSRSGRSGTRALGGAVGATIMALVPFVALILFLLSGFLGGWGWAWLWWLLVPIAGIVIYGPGADERRGR; encoded by the coding sequence ATGAGCGACGACTACGCCACCCCCGGCAGCCCCGACCTGCGGCTCAGCGACGCCGAGCGCGAGCGTGCGGTGGCGCGCCTCGCCGACGCGCACGCCGCCGGGCGCCTGAGCGTCGCGGAGTACGGCGAGCGGGCCGCGAGCGCCCGCGCCGCCGTCACGCGCGGCGACCTCGCCCCGCTGTTCGCCGACCTGCCGGCCGAGACTCCGCCCGCACCCGGGTCGCCCGGCCCCCGGTACGGTTCGGTCGACCCGGGCGATCCCGTCGCCCGCCCGGCGACCTTCACCGACCCCGACCTCGAGCCGTCGCGTTCGGGACGCTCGGGCACGCGCGCACTCGGCGGGGCGGTGGGCGCCACGATCATGGCGCTGGTGCCGTTCGTCGCGCTCATCCTGTTCCTGCTGAGCGGGTTCCTGGGCGGCTGGGGCTGGGCCTGGCTGTGGTGGCTGCTCGTGCCCATCGCGGGCATCGTCATCTACGGCCCCGGCGCCGACGAGCGCCGCGGGCGCTGA
- a CDS encoding TetR/AcrR family transcriptional regulator: protein MARRGSYAKGIAKREEILTTALEVIARNGYRRTSVKELADAVGLSQAGLLHYFSSKDELFQEILRKRDEADQVAWGGESGAPAHDDTAAGGTLASRLERLDQARFIEGFIAIMRHNADVPGLVQLYARLSADATDPEHPAHAFFVDRSKTFRRYGAEALRRLQEAGELAADVDPDLTATSLIALADGLQTQWLLDPDVDMAAHIEAFVDQLRAPAAADPAPAPASTPAPTPTP from the coding sequence ATGGCACGTAGAGGTTCATATGCGAAGGGCATCGCCAAGCGCGAGGAGATCCTGACGACCGCGCTCGAGGTGATCGCGCGCAACGGCTACCGCCGCACGAGCGTGAAGGAGCTCGCCGACGCCGTCGGGCTCAGCCAGGCCGGACTGCTGCACTACTTCAGTTCGAAGGACGAGCTGTTCCAGGAGATCCTCCGCAAGCGCGACGAGGCCGACCAGGTCGCGTGGGGCGGCGAGTCCGGCGCCCCGGCCCACGACGACACTGCCGCCGGGGGCACCCTCGCCTCCCGTCTCGAGCGGCTCGACCAGGCGCGATTCATCGAGGGCTTCATCGCGATCATGCGGCACAACGCCGACGTGCCCGGCCTCGTGCAGCTCTACGCGCGCCTCTCGGCCGACGCCACCGACCCCGAGCACCCCGCGCACGCGTTCTTCGTCGACCGCTCGAAGACCTTCCGCCGCTACGGCGCCGAGGCGCTGCGCCGCCTCCAGGAGGCCGGAGAACTGGCGGCCGACGTCGATCCCGACCTCACCGCGACGAGCCTCATCGCCCTCGCCGACGGCCTCCAGACGCAGTGGCTGCTCGACCCCGACGTCGACATGGCCGCGCACATCGAGGCGTTCGTCGACCAGCTCCGCGCACCGGCGGCGGCGGATCCCGCACCAGCACCCGCTTCGACGCCCGCACCGACGCCGACACCGTGA
- a CDS encoding NYN domain-containing protein codes for MPISAEPRVALYFDFDNIVISRYDQLHGDSQYRRDTSRRKTVSPETADRLAQATVDVDAVLDFAATFGTIAIARAYADWSTPVNASYRGQLIDRAVDLVQLFPLSATKNGADIRLAVDAIEDMFRIDDLTHIVIVAGDSDYVALAQKAKRLGRYVVGIGVAGGTSRALTAACDEYADYDALLDLEEAADQATDAATTTDAASQPPAASARRGPKKAPAAKDATVAADAAPAADAAADAAPEAAAAGGAKTDAGTAPAKRTNRRAKSGVTSAKAAAAAIESEEPDDVFVLETSGPRGVPVVAFMPPGAEAPTRNPGRLLVKALELLRAKNDEEWQSSGAVKNQMLRMDPSFQERRLGFGSFTDFLKSRGGVVEVDESGRGRVRIRPDKD; via the coding sequence ATGCCCATCTCGGCAGAACCCCGCGTGGCGCTGTACTTCGACTTCGACAACATCGTCATCTCGCGATACGACCAGTTGCACGGCGACAGCCAGTACCGCCGCGACACCTCCCGCCGCAAGACCGTCTCACCCGAGACGGCCGACCGGCTCGCACAGGCGACGGTCGACGTCGACGCCGTGCTCGACTTCGCCGCCACGTTCGGCACGATCGCGATCGCCCGCGCCTACGCGGACTGGTCGACGCCCGTCAACGCGAGCTACCGCGGCCAGCTCATCGACCGCGCCGTCGACCTCGTGCAGCTGTTCCCGCTCTCGGCGACGAAGAACGGCGCCGACATCCGCCTCGCGGTCGACGCGATCGAGGACATGTTCCGCATCGACGACCTCACGCACATCGTGATCGTCGCGGGCGACTCCGACTACGTCGCCCTGGCGCAGAAGGCCAAGCGCCTCGGCCGCTACGTCGTCGGCATCGGCGTCGCGGGCGGCACCAGCCGCGCCCTCACCGCGGCGTGCGACGAGTACGCCGACTACGACGCCCTGCTCGACCTCGAAGAGGCCGCAGACCAGGCGACGGATGCCGCGACGACCACGGATGCCGCATCACAGCCGCCCGCGGCATCCGCTCGCCGTGGTCCGAAGAAGGCACCCGCCGCGAAGGACGCGACGGTCGCAGCGGATGCCGCACCGGCCGCCGATGCCGCAGCCGATGCCGCGCCCGAGGCCGCGGCTGCCGGCGGCGCGAAGACCGACGCGGGCACCGCCCCCGCGAAGCGCACGAACCGCCGCGCCAAGTCGGGCGTCACCTCGGCCAAGGCCGCAGCTGCCGCGATCGAGTCCGAGGAGCCCGACGACGTCTTCGTGCTCGAGACCTCCGGGCCGCGCGGCGTTCCGGTCGTCGCGTTCATGCCTCCGGGGGCCGAGGCGCCGACCCGCAACCCCGGGCGCCTGCTCGTGAAGGCACTCGAACTGCTGCGCGCGAAGAACGACGAGGAATGGCAGTCGTCGGGCGCTGTGAAGAACCAGATGCTGCGCATGGACCCGTCGTTCCAGGAGCGGCGGCTCGGGTTCGGCTCGTTCACGGACTTCCTGAAGTCGCGCGGCGGTGTCGTCGAGGTCGACGAGTCGGGCCGAGGGCGCGTGCGCATCCGCCCCGACAAGGACTAG